A stretch of the Papaver somniferum cultivar HN1 chromosome 6, ASM357369v1, whole genome shotgun sequence genome encodes the following:
- the LOC113289438 gene encoding uncharacterized protein LOC113289438 isoform X2, translated as MNAGLKPSCMKESIPREERIRVNKKHLQKLLEECHRKLALLKTTTTTTNPNDDGEDAEGFSSECADSDNIQLCDLIKSTVESPNFIEKLGSIHVSAQESINGNSWDVINDNDLWEDGNIDGDVESDQNSYVFVRQEDIMEGIACFMATYLLSLQQTRELSPNELQEVLSKTFSINKKKGKFQKAWDGSKVIYNLASWGATAAGIYQNPALFKAASVAFWSSCRVLSELF; from the exons ATGAATGCGGGTCTGAAACCCTCTTGCATGAAAGAAAGTATTCCAAGAGAAGAACGGATTCGCGTGAATAAAAAACACTTGCAGAAGTTGCTTGAAGAATGTCATAGAAAGCTTGCGTTACtcaaaaccaccaccaccactacgaACCCAAACGATGATGGCGAGGATGCAGAGGGATTTTCATCCGAATGTGCCGATTCTGATAATATTCAG CTATGCGATCTTATAAAATCAACAGTTGAGTCTCCCAATTTCATAGAAAAGCTGGGAAGTATTCATGTGTCAGCTCAAGAAAGCATAAACG GTAATTCTTGGGATGTGATTAATGACAATGATTTATGGGAAGATGGTAACATCGATGGAGATGTTGAGTCAGATCAAAATAGTTATGtttttgtaaggcaagaagacaTAATGGAGGGGATCGCTTGCTTTATGGCTACATATTTGCTGTCCTTACAGCAAACAAGA GAACTAAGTCCCAATGAACTCCAAGAAG TTCTGAGCAAAACATTCTCCATAAATAAGAAAAAGGGAAAATTTCAGAAGGCATGGGATGGAAGTAAAGTGATATATAACCTAGCTTCATGGGGAGCAACTGCTGCCGG GATTTACCAAAACCCTGCATTGTTTAAGGCAGCTTCTGTGGCCTTTTGGAGTTCTTGCCGCGTTTTATCAGAGCTTTTCTGA
- the LOC113291542 gene encoding uncharacterized protein LOC113291542, whose translation MEENQFMIILLSTINGGAQAVITTQTFLSTENEFLNAVIAASYGDLLYHKEFLKKIENAYMLPHKLKLKIGLPIILLSGLTRDQDIVAGTRLILTELLEHEIVAEVLIGAAVREKVVIGKSVMKSRDTVPLTRCQFSVKIAFAMHTDRCKAQSLHSVGFYLEDDNPSYIGFSNTAKEPSKQKSLSSERMIYYMDTPKPLSINTILKISGL comes from the exons ATGGAAGAAAATCAGTTTATGATAATTCTTTTAAGTACCATTAACGGAGGAGCTCAGGCAGTAATTACTACCCAGACATTTCTGTCCACTGAGAATGAGTTTCTCAATGCAGTAATCGCAGCCTCATATGGAGATTTG TTGTATCATAAAGAATTTCTAAAAAAGATTGAAAATGCGTACATGCTGCCtcataaattaaaattaaaaattggaTTGCCAATTATTCTCTTAAGTGGACTAACCAGAGACCAAGACATTGTTGCGGGCACAAGATTGATTCTAACAGAGCTACTAGAACATGAAATTGTTGCGGAAGTGTTAATAGGAGCTGCAGTCAGGGAAAAAGTGGTGATAGGAAAAAGTGTGATGAAATCAAGGGACACCGTACCACTAACTAGATGTCAGTTTTCAGTGAAAATTGCCTTTGCAATGCACACTGACAGATGCAAGGCACAAAGCTTACACAGTGTTGGGTTTTACTTGGAGGATGACAATCCGTCATACATTGGCTTTTCAAATACAGCTAAGgaaccatcaaaacaaaaatcactaTCATCAGAAAGAATGATTTACTATATGGATACACCAAAACCATTGTCCATCAACACAATCCTGAAAATTTCGGGTCTATAG
- the LOC113289438 gene encoding uncharacterized protein LOC113289438 isoform X1: MNAGLKPSCMKESIPREERIRVNKKHLQKLLEECHRKLALLKTTTTTTNPNDDGEDAEGFSSECADSDNIQLCDLIKSTVESPNFIEKLGSIHVSAQESINEEGNSWDVINDNDLWEDGNIDGDVESDQNSYVFVRQEDIMEGIACFMATYLLSLQQTRELSPNELQEVLSKTFSINKKKGKFQKAWDGSKVIYNLASWGATAAGIYQNPALFKAASVAFWSSCRVLSELF; the protein is encoded by the exons ATGAATGCGGGTCTGAAACCCTCTTGCATGAAAGAAAGTATTCCAAGAGAAGAACGGATTCGCGTGAATAAAAAACACTTGCAGAAGTTGCTTGAAGAATGTCATAGAAAGCTTGCGTTACtcaaaaccaccaccaccactacgaACCCAAACGATGATGGCGAGGATGCAGAGGGATTTTCATCCGAATGTGCCGATTCTGATAATATTCAG CTATGCGATCTTATAAAATCAACAGTTGAGTCTCCCAATTTCATAGAAAAGCTGGGAAGTATTCATGTGTCAGCTCAAGAAAGCATAAACG AGGAAGGTAATTCTTGGGATGTGATTAATGACAATGATTTATGGGAAGATGGTAACATCGATGGAGATGTTGAGTCAGATCAAAATAGTTATGtttttgtaaggcaagaagacaTAATGGAGGGGATCGCTTGCTTTATGGCTACATATTTGCTGTCCTTACAGCAAACAAGA GAACTAAGTCCCAATGAACTCCAAGAAG TTCTGAGCAAAACATTCTCCATAAATAAGAAAAAGGGAAAATTTCAGAAGGCATGGGATGGAAGTAAAGTGATATATAACCTAGCTTCATGGGGAGCAACTGCTGCCGG GATTTACCAAAACCCTGCATTGTTTAAGGCAGCTTCTGTGGCCTTTTGGAGTTCTTGCCGCGTTTTATCAGAGCTTTTCTGA